The Paracoccus sp. SMMA_5_TC region TCAGGTCGATGTCGAGATGACCTTTCAGCCGCAATGGGGCATGGACATGATGTCCGAAGAAGCCCGTCTGGAACTGGGATTCATTTGACTGCACGCGAAGACATGCTGGCCGGCCGGCCCTATGACCCCGGCGACGGCGAACTTGTGGCCCTGCGCCGGATTGCCCAGGGATTGATGCGCGACTACAATGCCACCATTCTTGGCGACAAGACCCGCGCCCGCACCCTGACCCAGTTGCTGGGCACCTGGAACGGCGCCGTCATCCGGGCGCCATTTTCGGTCGATTACGGCAAGAATATCCATTTCGGCCCGGATTGCTTCGTCAATTACGGGTGTTTTTTCATGGATATCTGCGAAATCCGCATCGGGGCACGCTGTCAGTTCGGCACGGCCGTGCAGCTTCTGACAGAGGACCGGCCCCGCGATGTGGCGCGGCGTTCGTCCGGAATGGAATGGGGTCGCCCCATCAGCATCGGCGATGATGTCTGGATAGGTGGCGGCGCGATCGTGCTGCCCGGCGTCAGCATCGGCGAGGGCGCCATCGTCGGCGCTGGTGCCGTGGTGACGCGCGATGTTCCGGCCGGTGCGACGGTGGTCGGGAACCCTGCCCGCCCGTTGCCGCGAAAGCCCGATCAGTAGAACACCCGCTGTCGGCCGCGACTGACCAGATGCACCGCGCCCTGATGCACCGCCATTTCGGCCAGGCGGGGACGTGGCAGCCCCATTGCCAGCGCGCGCAGCATCCGCAAGGTGACCCCGTGGGTGACGATCGCCGCGGGTCTGCGCAGATCGGCCAGAAAGCCGCATAGCCGCGATTCCAGCCCGTCGAAATGTTCGCCACCTGGCACCTTGTCATACCAGTCGAGCGGCCCGCCTGAAAAAAGCGTCGGATGGCGCCGGGCCAGATCGGCGAAAAGCTCTCCGGCAAAGCAGCCGATATCGATTTCGGCCAGACGCGGATCGGTTTTCCACGGTCGCCCGGCAAAGACGATACGGGCCGTCTGCTGCGCACGGCCGGCGGGACTGGCGTAGCAGTCAAGCTTCGACAGCGCGCCAAGCAACCATTTCTGTCGCCGCGCCTGCACGATACCCAGTTCGGTCAGCGGCGAATCCAACCGACCCTGCAAACGGCCTTCGGCATTCCACAGCGTCTGGCCGTGCCGCATCAGATACAGGTCCGGGGCCCAAGCCCGGTTCAGATCCATTTGGCCAGCGGCGGCAGGCTCATCAACACCGCCTCGGGATCATGACCCGTCGCCAGGCCGAATTTGGTGCCGCGGTCGTAAACCAGGTTGTATTCGGCATAAAGCCCGCGATGGATCAGCTGCGCGTCGCGGTCGGCTTCGGTCCAGGGCTGGTTCATCCGGCGCCGCGCCAAGGGCAGGAAAGCCGGCAGAAATGCCTCGCCCACTGCCTTGGTAAATGCAAAATCCGCCTGCCAGTCGCCCGTGTTCAGATCGTCATAGAATATACCGCCCACGCCGCGGGCGCGCTGACGATGAGGGATGTAGAAATACTCGTCCGCCCAGGCCTTGAAGCGATCATAATAATCGGCGCCGTGCGGCGCACATGCCTGGCGCAAGGTTTCGTGGAAATGTTGCGTATCCTCCGAAAATTCCAGGCAGGGGTTCAGGTCGGTTCCACCTCCGAACCACCAGGCGCCAGGTGTCCAGAACATGCGGGTGTTCATATGCACCGCGGGCGCATGGGGGTTTTGCATATGCGCTACCAGACTGATCCCCGAGGCCCAGAACCGCGGATCTGAATCGATACCGGCGACCCCACGCGCAGCCATGGCCTGACGCGCGGCCGGCTGCAATTCGCCATGCACCGCCGACCAGTTCACACCGACCTTTTCGAAAACCCGGCCGCAGCGCATGACCGACATCAGCCCGCCGCCGCCGTCCTCGCCGCGCCGGGTCTCACGCAGCTCGAACCGCCCCGGCGGCAGCTGACCGGGGCCGTCGTCCTCAAGCGATTCGAAGGCGGCGACAATGCGGTCGCGCAGGCTGCGAAACCACTCTGCCGCCAACTGACGTTCCTGCTGCATCTCCATGCCGGACCTCTGCATTCGTGAATTGCGCCGCGTGGGGGGCGGGCCTATGCTTTCCGCAAGGATCACTAGAGACAGTCGCCATGACCCGCAATATCGTGCTTGCCCTGATGCCTGTGCTGATTGTCGCAGCCTGTGGAACCCCGCAGGAACAATGCATCAGCCGCAGCACCCGCGAATACCGCACCATCCAGTCATTGCTGGCCGAAGTCGAAGGCAACCTTGCCCGAGGCTATGCATGGGAGGAGCGCAGCGTTACACGCACCGAATGGGATGTCTGTTCGCGCGTCATCCGCGACAAGGATGGAAAACCGCAGATCGTTCAGCGCAGTTGCCTGCGCGACGTCACCGATACCGAACGCTATCGGGTGCCGATTGATCCTGCAGCGGAGCAGCGCAAGCGCGACAACCTCGTCGCGCGCAAGCAGGCCTTGGCCCGTCAGGCCGCCGCCGCGGTCGAAGCCTGCAAGGCCGCCTATCCCGAGCAAGCCCGGCGCTAGGTCAGAATACGTCCGGCGCCAGCGGATCACCCAGGCTGCGACCACCGTCCACACGCAGAATCTGCCCGGTCACGAAGCTTGATGCCTCGCTGGCCAGGAACAGCACGGTTTCGGACAGTTCATCGGCCCCTCCGATTCGCCCCAGAGGTGTCGCCGCGATCATGCGCTCGCGCAGCGCCGGCTCTTCGCGCAGCTTCATCTGCAGATGACTGGACATGATGCTGGCAAAGGCGACGCCATTCACGCGGATGCGGTTCGGCGCAAGTGCCGACGCAAGAGATCGCGTGGCCTGGGCCTGCGCAGCGCTGGCAATCGAATAGGCCAGCATGTGCGGCTTGGGCCAGTCGGCCGCCAGAGAGGTGACGTTCACGATGGCCCCGTTCTGCAAGGCGGGGCTCTCCGTCTTTTCCGCTTGGGTCATCATGCGCCGCGCGACCAGCTGCGACAGGCGAAGGCCCGAGGACATGTTCTGGCGCAGCATCTCGGCTAGTTCCTCTTCGCTGACCGAAAGCGGATCGGACCCCTGAACGACGCGATGGGCATTCACCAGTATGTCGACACGATCAAAGCTGTCGATCGTGGCGGAAACCAGGTTGGCCAAGGTCAGCTTCTGCCCCAGATCGCCGCCGAAATAGCGCAGCGGGCCGTCGCCGCGCGCCTCTTCGCCCAGTTCGCTTTCCAACGCCGCCTCGTCGCAGTCGGCAAACATCACGTTTGCGCCCGCTTCGGCAAAGTGGCGCGCGATGGCCAGACCGATCCCGCGCGCAGCTCCGGTCACAATTGCGGTCTTGCCCTGGATGGACATGGTCATGGCTTGCGTCCTTTCCTGGGAGGATGTCGGCGGGCCAAGGTCTGTGCGCCGCTGGCGGTCAATATCTTGAAACGATTGTCTCCCGCCAGCTCTGCAACATCGGCGAAACACTCGCGCAGCACATGTTCGTAGGGCAGATGACGGTTGGCGACCATCCATAGCCGCCCCGCACCGGTCAGCAACCGCGCCGCACTGCGGATGAAGCCGGCACCCAAGCGCGGATCGGCGGCGCGACCATCATGAAACGGGGGGTTCATGATGACGCCGTTCACAGGTTCGGGCAGCCGAAAGTCCAGCGCATCGGCCCAATGAAACCGCGCGCGCCCATCGGTGACGTTCTGACGCGCCGATTCCAGTGCCGCGAAATCGGCCTCGACCAGGTGCAGCTGTTCGACGCCTTCATGTGTCAGGATATGTGCGGAAAGCCAGCCCCAGCCTGCGCCCAGATCGACGATACGCGTGGGCAGCCGTGCCGGCAGCGCCGCCGCCAGCATCTGCGAACCGGGATCGGGCCCATCGGCCGAGAACACCCCCGGCCGCGTCACCATGCCGTCGGCCAGCACCCGCGGACGCGCTGTCCAGTCGGACGGCAACCATGAGCCCGATGGCACACTGACCCGGAAAATCTTGCCATGGCCACGGGACTGGATGGCATCCACCGGCGCCAGGGAGCGCAGATCCTTCAGGATGGCGTCAATGCCATCGGTCTTTTGTCCGTCGACCCACAGCGCGGCACCCGGGCGCAGCCGCGCCGCAGCATCGGCAATGCGCGCATGGGTTTCGCCACGGGCGCGCGACAGGAAAACCACCGCAGTGTCGAAGTCGCCCTCGGCGGCAGTCATCACCTGATATCCCATGGCGCGCACGGCCTGATGCTCGGGATAAAACCCCTGCACCACCAACGTCCGCTCGCGATCAAACAGGCTCAGATCGCTGCGGGAATCGGCTCCCAGCAGCAATACGCGCCCCTCTGGCGGTGCGGCGCCAAACGCAAGTTCCAGCCTCGAGCCTGCCAATTTCTACTCTTTTTCCATGGTGCATTGCAGCGGATGCTGCTGGCGGCGCGCAAGTTCCATGACCTGAGCGACCTTTGTTTCCGCAATTTCGTGGGAATAGACGCCCACGACCGCCACGCCCTTGCGATGCACGGTCAACATGATTTCGATGGCCTGGGCTCGGTTCATGTAGAAAAGCCGTTCCAGGACATGGACGACAAACTCCATCGGGGTAAAGTCGTCGTTCAGCAACAAGACCTTATACATCGGGGGGCGCTGAGTGCGCGGCCGGGTCTTTACCCCCAGTTCGACATCTTCGCGCTCGCCGGGTCGGTTGGTCATCTGCGGGTCGGTCACGGAACTCTGCAAGGGCAAGGGTCGGGTCGGCACCGAATATAGGCGCTTTTGCCGGGTTTGGTAAGCCCTGCGCCGCGCGCACGACAGGCCCCCGCAACTTGCAGAAGATTCTGTTGCTGGCCTGGCAAACTTACGGTTTCCGAGCCGGGATGCCCGTGTTATTGTCATTTCATTAAAGAAGGGCGTGCATGATGAACGCGCCCTCAGAGGCAGAAGAGACCGGGACCGTGAGCAGAATCACCCACCATGTCCGTTTGGGACTGATGATCCTATTTGCATGGGCCGTCCTGCCCTTGTCGGCGATGGCTGCGCCCTTCGCGGCCTTTGTCATGGATGCCCGAACGGGTCAGGAAATCTACGGGCAGAATGCGGACACCAGGCTGCATCCTGCCTCGCTGACCAAGATGATGACGCTTTACATGGCGTTCAACGCCATCGAACGGGGCCAGGTTCGTCTGGACAGCAAGTTCCTGGTATCTCAGCATGCGGCATCGCAGCCCCCCTCGCGTCTGGGACTTAAACCGGGACAACGTATCGAACTGCGCTATCTGATCCGGGCTGCCGCCGTGAAATCGGCCAATGACGCGGCAACCGCCATCGGCGAAGGTCTGGCCGGCTCCGAGGCACGATTTGCCGCACAGATGACGCAAACGGCGCGTGCCCTGGGCATGCGCAACACCAACTTCCGCAACGCCAATGGCCTGACGGCGGAAGGGCATTATTCCACCGCCCGCGACATGACCATCCTGGGGCGGCGATTGTTCTATGATTTTCCGCAATATTATTCGATCTTTTCCCGGCGGTCGGCCGACGCAGGGATTGCGATGGTCTCCAGCACCAACAAGCGTTTTCTTGACAGCTATGAGGGCGCGGACGGCATCAAGACCGGCTATACCCGGGCTGCGGGCTTCAACCTGACAGCCTCGGCGAAACGCGGCTCCAAGCGCATCGTTGCAACGGTCCTGGGCGGCAATTCCACCGCCCATCGCAATGCGGTCATGGCACAGCTGCTGGATGCCGGCTTTGGAAAGGCCCCCAACCGTGTGCGTGAGGTCAAGCCGGCGCCCCCGCAATATATTGCCGAACAGAAGGTTCGCCGGACGGTCCAGGTGGCCCGGGTCGAACCGGGGCCCGTCAGCGCCGGCGCGGGCTCGGTCGTCAGGCTTTCGGCATCGCAGCGGCCAGTTGCACGCGCATCCGTTGGCAGTATCAGTCCCGCGGCACTCTCGGCAGCGGTGACGCGCGCGCAGGCGGCTGCGGCCCCCCCATCCGCGCCCCCCGCCGCATCCGCTGTTACCACAGCGGCACGTCCCCAGCGCAAGCCGGGCACCGGTCCGGTGGCGGCAGCCAGCGTTGCATCGCCGATTCTGGTGACAGCCCGCCCCGAAGCCCGCCCGGAAGAGGGCGATGCTTCCGAACCGCTTGCCACCGATCCGATCATCGCGCCGCGGCCGTCTCCGGCACCTGCTGATCGTGGTGCATCGGCGGTGCAGGTTCCGCAGCCGGAAAGCACCACGCTGGCCGCCTTGCCAGTCCCGGCCCCTGTCCAGACCGATATGCCCGCACCGCCGCCCCGGGCCGAGCGGATCATCCTGGCGTCACTGGCCCCTGATACGGTCGATGCTCCTGCTCCGCAGGTGATATCGCGCAAGGGGTCTGACAGCAGGGCCTGGCGCGTCAGCCTGGGGGTGTTCCGCTCTCATGCCGAAGCCGAGCAGATCCTGCTGCGCACCGCTCTGCAGGACAGTGCCAACCTGGGTAACGCCAGTAGCCGCGTTGCCAATACCCGCCGGGGGTATGAGGCGAATTTTCTCGGCATGACTCGGGAAACCGCCGAACTTGCCTGCGGCCGCCTTGCGGCACGTCAGCAGCACTGCCAGGTGATCGGTCCCTGACCTGAGGGATCATCACCGGCGATCCAGTCAGCAGGGGGGCATCCCCCTGTCGCTGGGCACAAATATCCGGGATATCATGGCTTCGGGCGATCATCCCATTCCGGGCTGAGAATTCTTTCGGCATCGCCCTTGGGGTCTTCGTATTGGCGTCCGCGCAAGGCCCACAGGAACGCCACAAGCCCCAGCCCCCCAAGCCCCAAAGAAACGGGTATCAACATGCCCAGGATTTCCATGCAGCCCCCTAACGCAAGCGCAGCGCATTCAGTGTCACGCTGATCGAACTCAGCGACATCGCCAATGCCGCCATCAATGGTGTCGCCATCCCGGCGATGGCAATCGGAACCGCCACGATATTGTAGATCACCGAGATCGCGAAATTTTCCTTTATCCTGGCGCGCGCGCTGCGCGCCACCGCGATCACCTCGGCCACGGGTGCCAGATCGCTGCCCATCATTACCACATCCGATGCAACACGGGCGGCATCAAGGGCAGATGCAGGCGAGATAGAGACATGCGCGGCCGTAAGGGCGGCGGTGTCGTTCAAGCCGTCCCCCACCATCAGCACGCGGCCTCCGTTCTGGCGCAGCGCATCGATCACCGCCGCCTTTTCCATCGGCATCACCTGGGCCTGCCATTCCTCGATCCCCAGACGCGCGGCCAGATCGCGCACCACGGGAATGGCATCACCGGAAAGCAGCATCAGGCGCATCCCCTGGCTGACCAGACCGCGGATGCACTCCTCGGCGCCGGGACGCAGGCGATCGCTGAATTCCAGTCGCAGAGGCGGCCCCTCGCGCAGGGAAAGCCAGCTTGCGGACAGCGGCGCCTCTCCGTGCTCGGCCCCGACCCAATCCGCACGTCCCAATCGCAGTTCGCGCCCCTCGAACAGGCCGCGCACCCCATGACCTGGCACCTCGCGCAGGTCGGTCAGCAGGGCCGGGCGGACCCCTGCCTCGATCAGCGCCTGAGCCAGTGCCTGCGAAAGCGGATGTGCCGAGGCACGCGCCAAGGCCAGCGCCATCGGGCGTGCGTCTTCAGGTATTGCTTGCAGCGATACCAGTTGCGGCACCCCCATGGTCAGGGTTCCTGTCTTGTCGAACACCACCGTGTCGACATCGGCCAAACGCTCCAGCGCCGTGCCGTCCTTGATCAGCATGCCACGCCGGAACAGACGCCCCGAGGCGGCCGTGATGACCGCCGGCACCGCCAGTCCCAATGCACAGGGGCAGGTGATGATCAGCACCGCCGCCGCGACATTGACCGCCAGCCGCAGGTCGCCGGTGCTCAGATACCAGCCCATGAGACTGCAAAGCGCCAGCAGGTGCACAAGCGGCGAATACAGCCGCGAGGCACGATCGGCCAGACCGGTATAGTGTCCACGGGACGATTCCGCCGCCGCGACCAGTGCAGTCAGCCGCGCCAGCGAACTGTCGCGGCCCGCAGCCGTCACCCGCATGATCAGCGGACCGGTCAGATTGACCTCTCCCGCGGAAAGGCGATGGCCCGGTTCGGCCGGCACCGGTATGCTTTCGCCCGTCAGCAGCGCCCGATCGATTTCGCTGCAACCTTCGACGATCTCGCCATCGGCCGGCACTCGGGCGCCGGGCCGGATACGGATCAGATCGCCCGGCAGCAAAGACGCGACCGCAACAGGTTCGTCGCCCTGGGCGGTGATGCGAAAGGCACGTGGCACCTCCAGTGCGGTCAGCTCCTCGGCCGCCGAGCGGGCAACTGCCCGGGTGCGGTAATCCAGATAGCGCCCGATCAGCAGGAAAAAGCACAGCATGACCGCCGCATCGAAATAGGCGTGCCGGCCCGAATGCAGCGTTTCATAGAAGGAAATCGCGCTGGCCAGGATCAGCGCCAGCGAAATCGGCACATCCATGCCAAGCCGGCCATGCCGCAGCGAGCGCCAGGCACTTGCAAAGAAAGGCTGGCCCGCAAACACCACCGTCGGCAGCGCAATGGCCCCGGATATCCAGTGGAACATGTCGCGGGTCGCGGCCTCGGCCCCCGACCAGACCGCCACCGACAGGATCATGATGTTCATCATCGCAAACCCTGCCACGCCAATGCGCATCAGGATGTCGCGTCCTTGCCGGTCCGCCGCCGAGGCGGAAAGGGCGGCCGGGTCCAGTTCATGCGCCTCATAGCCGATGGCTTCGACAACCGGGATCAATTCTTCGGCTGTCAGGCCCGGAGCATCGATGGTGACCCTGCGCAGCGTGAGGTTCACGCGCGCATCGCGCACCCCAGGATAGCGGCCAAGAGCGCGCTCGACATCGGTGATGCATGTCGCACAGTGGATCGTTGGCAGCGACAGGATGATCGCCTGATCGGTCCCGGAAGCGCCCGATGCGATGCGCTGCGCAAGCGGCGCGGCGTCACAGGCCGGACAGGCCGACAGGCGCGCATCATGATCGCGAAAGGCGGTGTCCGCCATGCTATTTCACCCGGTTGCCATGGTAGTGGTCTATGCGCTGGCGAAACACGGTCCCATCCGGCGCGCGCGCGGTCAGATGCAGGTTCCACAACCCGGGCTCAAGCCGCAGCGGCGCGTGATATGCCCCATTGCGATAGGTCATTTCCGGTTCCTGATCCTGTCGCTGATGGGTGGGACGGCCTACGGTCACGTGCAGATCCCGCACGGGCGCCGGATTGCCCTGACTGTCGCGGATCGTCAGCACCAGCTCTGCGCCGTCGTATTCCGGGGTCACTGTCCAATCCAGCGCCTGCTGGGCTGCCCGGTCCCGATCGAAACTTTGCGAGGCAACATAGCTGTTCTTGACCTCAAGCCCCGGAAAGGTTCCGACCGCCTTCACCGCCATGAACAGATTGACGGCAATGATGGTGCCGAAAGCCCCCAGAGTGATCGCCAGCACATGCCGGCCCGTCAGTTCGCGCGGCATTACTCGCTCCTTCCATGAAAGACAGTGTCGATGCGGGCACTGCGCCCATCGCTGGCATCCTTGGCCCACAGAATCACTTCGGTCTGGGGCGCCTGCGCCAAGGGAGAATTCCGATCGACCGTCAGATAAAGCCGCTGGGTATGGGTGCTATCGGCTGCAACCTCGACACTGTTCGCGGGCAGACCTTCCAGCCCAAGCTCGAGGCCAGGCAACGGTTTGCCGTCGGGACCGGCAACGGAAAGCTCGAAGATGCGCGCATCTCCCTGCTTGTTGCGCAGTCGCAGCGCATAGGCATTGCGAATGGCGCCGTCGGCCATGGTGACATAAAGCGGGTTGCGCACCGGGGTCACGTTCAGATCGAATGGGGAACGCAGGAACAGTGCGACCAGCATGGCGATGCCGATGCCCGACCACAGGGTGAAATACAGTATCGTGCGCGGACGCAGGATGTGGCGCCACAATGGCTTTGGCGCCTGGCCTGCACGTTCGGCTGCCTCGTCACGCAAGGCCATGTAGTCGATCAGGCCGCGCGGCTTGCCGATCTTGGCCATCACGTCGTCGCAGGCATCAATGCACAGGGCGCAGGTGATGCATTCGAGTTGCTGGCCATCGCGAATGTCGATTCCCATGGGACAGACATTGACGCAGGCCATGCAGTCGATGCAATCGCCCTTGCTGCCGCCGTCACTGCGCGTGGCTTCGCCCTTGTGAATCTTGCCGCGCGGCTCGCCGCGCCAGTCGCGATAGGCGACCGTCAGCGTATCTTCATCCATCATCGCCGCCTGGATGCGCGGCCATGGACAGGCATAGATGCAGATCTGTTCGCGGGCAAAACCGCCAAAGACAAAGGTCGTCGCCGTCAGGATTCCCATTGTGATATAGGCCACCGGATGCGCCTGGCCTGTCAGCAGGTTCTTCAGCAGCGTTGGCGCATCGGTGAAATAGAAGATCCAGGCGCCACCGGTCAGCACGGCGATGACCAGCCAGATCGTCCATTTGGTCAGACGCAACCGCAGCTTGTTCAGGCTCCATGGCGCGTTCCAAAGCCGCAGCCGGGCATTGCGGTCCCCCTCGACCCAGCGCTCGGTCAGGATGAACAGGTCAGTCCAGACGGTCTGCGGACAGGCATATCCACACCAGACCCGCCCCAGCGCCGAGGTAAACAGGAACAGCCCCAGCCCCGCCATCACCAGCAGGCCGGCCACGAAATAGAATTCATGCGGCCATATCTCGATCCAGAAGAAATAGAACCGACGATTGGCCAGATCGACCAGCACCGCCTGATCGGGCAGGTTAGGCCCGCGATTCCAGCGAATCCAGGGGGTGATATAGTAAATGGCCAGCGTCACGGCCATGATCACCCATTTCAGGTTGCGGAACCATCCATGGACACGACGCGGAAATAT contains the following coding sequences:
- a CDS encoding SDR family NAD(P)-dependent oxidoreductase → MTMSIQGKTAIVTGAARGIGLAIARHFAEAGANVMFADCDEAALESELGEEARGDGPLRYFGGDLGQKLTLANLVSATIDSFDRVDILVNAHRVVQGSDPLSVSEEELAEMLRQNMSSGLRLSQLVARRMMTQAEKTESPALQNGAIVNVTSLAADWPKPHMLAYSIASAAQAQATRSLASALAPNRIRVNGVAFASIMSSHLQMKLREEPALRERMIAATPLGRIGGADELSETVLFLASEASSFVTGQILRVDGGRSLGDPLAPDVF
- the ccoS gene encoding cbb3-type cytochrome oxidase assembly protein CcoS; the encoded protein is MEILGMLIPVSLGLGGLGLVAFLWALRGRQYEDPKGDAERILSPEWDDRPKP
- a CDS encoding serine hydrolase, which codes for MILFAWAVLPLSAMAAPFAAFVMDARTGQEIYGQNADTRLHPASLTKMMTLYMAFNAIERGQVRLDSKFLVSQHAASQPPSRLGLKPGQRIELRYLIRAAAVKSANDAATAIGEGLAGSEARFAAQMTQTARALGMRNTNFRNANGLTAEGHYSTARDMTILGRRLFYDFPQYYSIFSRRSADAGIAMVSSTNKRFLDSYEGADGIKTGYTRAAGFNLTASAKRGSKRIVATVLGGNSTAHRNAVMAQLLDAGFGKAPNRVREVKPAPPQYIAEQKVRRTVQVARVEPGPVSAGAGSVVRLSASQRPVARASVGSISPAALSAAVTRAQAAAAPPSAPPAASAVTTAARPQRKPGTGPVAAASVASPILVTARPEARPEEGDASEPLATDPIIAPRPSPAPADRGASAVQVPQPESTTLAALPVPAPVQTDMPAPPPRAERIILASLAPDTVDAPAPQVISRKGSDSRAWRVSLGVFRSHAEAEQILLRTALQDSANLGNASSRVANTRRGYEANFLGMTRETAELACGRLAARQQHCQVIGP
- the hemF gene encoding oxygen-dependent coproporphyrinogen oxidase, whose product is MEMQQERQLAAEWFRSLRDRIVAAFESLEDDGPGQLPPGRFELRETRRGEDGGGGLMSVMRCGRVFEKVGVNWSAVHGELQPAARQAMAARGVAGIDSDPRFWASGISLVAHMQNPHAPAVHMNTRMFWTPGAWWFGGGTDLNPCLEFSEDTQHFHETLRQACAPHGADYYDRFKAWADEYFYIPHRQRARGVGGIFYDDLNTGDWQADFAFTKAVGEAFLPAFLPLARRRMNQPWTEADRDAQLIHRGLYAEYNLVYDRGTKFGLATGHDPEAVLMSLPPLAKWI
- a CDS encoding histidine phosphatase family protein; its protein translation is MDLNRAWAPDLYLMRHGQTLWNAEGRLQGRLDSPLTELGIVQARRQKWLLGALSKLDCYASPAGRAQQTARIVFAGRPWKTDPRLAEIDIGCFAGELFADLARRHPTLFSGGPLDWYDKVPGGEHFDGLESRLCGFLADLRRPAAIVTHGVTLRMLRALAMGLPRPRLAEMAVHQGAVHLVSRGRQRVFY
- a CDS encoding class I SAM-dependent methyltransferase — encoded protein: MAGSRLELAFGAAPPEGRVLLLGADSRSDLSLFDRERTLVVQGFYPEHQAVRAMGYQVMTAAEGDFDTAVVFLSRARGETHARIADAAARLRPGAALWVDGQKTDGIDAILKDLRSLAPVDAIQSRGHGKIFRVSVPSGSWLPSDWTARPRVLADGMVTRPGVFSADGPDPGSQMLAAALPARLPTRIVDLGAGWGWLSAHILTHEGVEQLHLVEADFAALESARQNVTDGRARFHWADALDFRLPEPVNGVIMNPPFHDGRAADPRLGAGFIRSAARLLTGAGRLWMVANRHLPYEHVLRECFADVAELAGDNRFKILTASGAQTLARRHPPRKGRKP
- the clpS gene encoding ATP-dependent Clp protease adapter ClpS translates to MTNRPGEREDVELGVKTRPRTQRPPMYKVLLLNDDFTPMEFVVHVLERLFYMNRAQAIEIMLTVHRKGVAVVGVYSHEIAETKVAQVMELARRQQHPLQCTMEKE
- a CDS encoding heavy metal translocating P-type ATPase, whose protein sequence is MADTAFRDHDARLSACPACDAAPLAQRIASGASGTDQAIILSLPTIHCATCITDVERALGRYPGVRDARVNLTLRRVTIDAPGLTAEELIPVVEAIGYEAHELDPAALSASAADRQGRDILMRIGVAGFAMMNIMILSVAVWSGAEAATRDMFHWISGAIALPTVVFAGQPFFASAWRSLRHGRLGMDVPISLALILASAISFYETLHSGRHAYFDAAVMLCFFLLIGRYLDYRTRAVARSAAEELTALEVPRAFRITAQGDEPVAVASLLPGDLIRIRPGARVPADGEIVEGCSEIDRALLTGESIPVPAEPGHRLSAGEVNLTGPLIMRVTAAGRDSSLARLTALVAAAESSRGHYTGLADRASRLYSPLVHLLALCSLMGWYLSTGDLRLAVNVAAAVLIITCPCALGLAVPAVITAASGRLFRRGMLIKDGTALERLADVDTVVFDKTGTLTMGVPQLVSLQAIPEDARPMALALARASAHPLSQALAQALIEAGVRPALLTDLREVPGHGVRGLFEGRELRLGRADWVGAEHGEAPLSASWLSLREGPPLRLEFSDRLRPGAEECIRGLVSQGMRLMLLSGDAIPVVRDLAARLGIEEWQAQVMPMEKAAVIDALRQNGGRVLMVGDGLNDTAALTAAHVSISPASALDAARVASDVVMMGSDLAPVAEVIAVARSARARIKENFAISVIYNIVAVPIAIAGMATPLMAALAMSLSSISVTLNALRLR
- a CDS encoding FixH family protein, which encodes MPRELTGRHVLAITLGAFGTIIAVNLFMAVKAVGTFPGLEVKNSYVASQSFDRDRAAQQALDWTVTPEYDGAELVLTIRDSQGNPAPVRDLHVTVGRPTHQRQDQEPEMTYRNGAYHAPLRLEPGLWNLHLTARAPDGTVFRQRIDHYHGNRVK
- a CDS encoding sugar O-acetyltransferase → MTAREDMLAGRPYDPGDGELVALRRIAQGLMRDYNATILGDKTRARTLTQLLGTWNGAVIRAPFSVDYGKNIHFGPDCFVNYGCFFMDICEIRIGARCQFGTAVQLLTEDRPRDVARRSSGMEWGRPISIGDDVWIGGGAIVLPGVSIGEGAIVGAGAVVTRDVPAGATVVGNPARPLPRKPDQ
- the ccoG gene encoding cytochrome c oxidase accessory protein CcoG, with translation MSNTDIEPPRLYAAREPIFPRRVHGWFRNLKWVIMAVTLAIYYITPWIRWNRGPNLPDQAVLVDLANRRFYFFWIEIWPHEFYFVAGLLVMAGLGLFLFTSALGRVWCGYACPQTVWTDLFILTERWVEGDRNARLRLWNAPWSLNKLRLRLTKWTIWLVIAVLTGGAWIFYFTDAPTLLKNLLTGQAHPVAYITMGILTATTFVFGGFAREQICIYACPWPRIQAAMMDEDTLTVAYRDWRGEPRGKIHKGEATRSDGGSKGDCIDCMACVNVCPMGIDIRDGQQLECITCALCIDACDDVMAKIGKPRGLIDYMALRDEAAERAGQAPKPLWRHILRPRTILYFTLWSGIGIAMLVALFLRSPFDLNVTPVRNPLYVTMADGAIRNAYALRLRNKQGDARIFELSVAGPDGKPLPGLELGLEGLPANSVEVAADSTHTQRLYLTVDRNSPLAQAPQTEVILWAKDASDGRSARIDTVFHGRSE